The following proteins come from a genomic window of Candidatus Cloacimonadota bacterium:
- a CDS encoding ATP-binding cassette domain-containing protein, producing MSIIFDNVTFSYKIPSPQDVLHEFSFQVNGGEKLGIFKQSGWGKSTLVKLITGEEKLESGRIIIAGYEKQNWKKMFSNLSILFQEPDKQFVFPNLKDEYEFLTENENNKSRGKKINTTQKMDELARIFEFDLQKYISENRTIFSVSSEERKILQILFTISGEEEYLIMDDPLLYLSEKSQQQFLNYLSEIDKTILILARDKKPLRKVF from the coding sequence ATGAGTATCATTTTCGACAATGTTACGTTTTCTTATAAAATACCATCCCCGCAGGATGTTTTGCATGAATTTTCTTTTCAGGTCAATGGAGGAGAAAAGTTAGGCATTTTCAAACAAAGCGGGTGGGGGAAATCCACGCTTGTAAAGTTGATCACAGGAGAAGAAAAACTCGAATCAGGAAGAATAATTATTGCCGGTTATGAAAAACAAAATTGGAAAAAAATGTTTTCCAACCTTTCCATACTTTTTCAGGAACCGGACAAGCAATTTGTATTTCCAAACCTTAAAGACGAATATGAATTCTTAACAGAGAATGAGAATAACAAGTCTCGTGGGAAAAAAATAAATACGACTCAAAAAATGGACGAACTTGCACGAATATTTGAATTTGATTTACAAAAATATATTAGTGAAAATAGGACGATATTTTCTGTTTCCAGCGAAGAAAGAAAAATACTCCAGATTCTTTTTACAATTTCCGGTGAAGAAGAATATTTGATAATGGATGATCCGCTCTTGTATTTGAGTGAGAAATCGCAGCAACAGTTTTTGAATTATTTATCTGAAATCGATAAAACAATATTAATTCTTGCTCGGGATAAAAAACCTTTGCGAAAGGTATTTTGA